The genomic DNA AATATCTCGTGCTTATGTGCAGATATAATGAATTCATTGGATATCTTTGTTTAGAAGTGTACTGACATTTAAACCTTGATCATTTTAGATTTATGGGATTAATTATCATATGGATTGGCCCGCTGTCTTTAAAGACCAATTTTGCTTTGGCATTCTGGTTGATTAGCAAATTCCATAGTTTTAGGATTCCCTTTTACTGATTGAATCAAAGGAAGCCTAAAATTTTACATGTCCTCTTTTCAGTGATCTCTACAATCTATTTCACACTCAAATTTTCTCTGTCAATGGTCATGTATGTTGAAATGCCCTATGTGCGCGGGCTGTCAATTTTCCATCAATCTCAACTATCTTGAATTGCGATACCAATAATTGAAGTTTCACTTTAGTTCTTATAGTTTACACTGTCGATATGCAACTTGAGACAACCCCAAATTGTTGCGACTAACATGCATGGCTACATGTTAATTTccaactttattttcttctcaaTCTTTGTGATTATCTTTTTTGCCGTAATTTACTATAAACATGGTTGGAACGGAACTTGGTTGAAGTCCCCCATTACCACAATTTGATGAAGAGTGTCTATTGAGTCATTAGACTAGTTGCTCGGTAGTTTTTTTTACATTGTGCCAcatgttaataacttaacaaGTTGCTTGTGAGTGTATGATGACTTTCGTATTCGAATTTGCAAATCTCCAGCAAAGTTTACGATGACTAATTTGGCTTTCATTACTAGTCAACCTCCAATATCGTATTTGTATTTAACTAAACCACAGCAAAAGGATGTATTTATTGGTTCATTGTGGTCTTATTTTCTACAGGCAAACCACCGAAATCTCTACCCGATCTCCTCCGCGAATATGGCCTACCCCAAGGCCTTTTTCCCAGGAACATCATATGCTACGAGTTCGATGAATCAACATCAAAGTTGATTGTTCACCTTCCTTCCGCTTGTGAGATCAGCTTCAAAGATTCTTCAGTGCTGCGATATGCTAAGCGCGTCAAGTGTACTCTATCAAGAGGGAAGTTGTCGGGAATAGAAGGCTTGAAGACGAAGGTCCTGGTTTGGGTCAAAGTTACCCAAGTGGGTGTGGAAAGCTACAAGTCAGACAAGATCTGCTTCATGGCTGGTGTGAAGAAACTAAGATC from Zingiber officinale cultivar Zhangliang chromosome 4A, Zo_v1.1, whole genome shotgun sequence includes the following:
- the LOC121970255 gene encoding uncharacterized protein At5g01610-like: MEKALMKVASFSITKKAKAEISSMSDDFSRFSSTVEEKAKWLFEKLKGKPPKSLPDLLREYGLPQGLFPRNIICYEFDESTSKLIVHLPSACEISFKDSSVLRYAKRVKCTLSRGKLSGIEGLKTKVLVWVKVTQVGVESYKSDKICFMAGVKKLRSKDAYDMPRDSIKVDEF